A stretch of the Arvicola amphibius chromosome 8, mArvAmp1.2, whole genome shotgun sequence genome encodes the following:
- the LOC119821450 gene encoding prefoldin subunit 6-like, producing MAELIQKKLQGEVEKYQQLQKDLSKSMSGRQKLEAQLTENNIVKEELALLDGSNVVFKLLGPVLVQQELGEARATVGKRLDYITAEIKRYESQLRDLERQSEQQRETLALVQQEFQRAQAAKAPGKA from the coding sequence ATGGCTGAGCTGATCCAAAAGAAGCTGCAGGGAGAAGTGGAGAAATACCAACAGCTGCAGAAGGACTTGAGTAAATCCAtgtcagggaggcagaagcttgAGGCCCAGCTAACAGAAAATAATATCGTGAAGGAGGAACTGGCCTTGCTGGATGGATCCAACGTCGTCTTTAAGCTTCTGGGACCCGTGCTTGTCCAACAGGAGCTAGGGGAGGCTCGGGCCACAGTGGGAAAGAGGCTAGACTATATCACAGCGGAAATTAAGCGCTATGAATCGCAGCTTCGGGACCTTGAGCGGCAGTCAGAGCAACAGAGGGAAACCCTTGCTCTGGTGCAGCAGGAGTTCCAGCGAGCCCAGGCAGCAAAGGCTCCTGGGAAGGCCTGA